A section of the Salinisphaera sp. T31B1 genome encodes:
- a CDS encoding EF-hand domain-containing protein — translation MSSILFPGVRTAIVMGLIGAAAPVHAADSGDSGLAALDANDDHVISRQEAANGQVAAFRSIDADGNGVLDRGELAASRPSTAEADDRAVRRARQAALDRWFANLDADDSGDISLAEYQAAMTPYFDRLDDNGDGVIDGAELREAYGEPDASAAKSR, via the coding sequence ATGAGCTCGATCCTCTTTCCCGGCGTCCGCACGGCGATCGTCATGGGGCTCATCGGGGCGGCTGCGCCGGTTCACGCAGCCGATAGCGGGGATTCGGGTCTGGCCGCGCTGGATGCCAACGACGATCATGTAATCAGTCGCCAGGAGGCGGCCAATGGTCAGGTGGCCGCGTTCCGGTCGATCGACGCCGATGGCAACGGCGTGCTCGATCGTGGCGAACTCGCCGCCAGCCGTCCGAGCACGGCCGAGGCCGATGATCGCGCCGTTCGCCGTGCCCGCCAGGCCGCGCTGGACCGATGGTTTGCCAATCTCGATGCCGACGACAGCGGCGATATCTCGCTGGCCGAGTACCAGGCGGCGATGACGCCGTATTTCGACCGCCTGGACGACAACGGCGATGGCGTCATCGACGGCGCCGAACTGCGTGAGGCGTACGGCGAGCCGGACGCCTCGGCCGCGAAGTCGCGCTAG
- a CDS encoding SulP family inorganic anion transporter, with the protein MPAPLVLVGLGMAVSALASGADTGLALTAKQHIALSDLDGPGSLVQALRLPGRSHWNQPENYRVAATIALISNLETLLSVEAVDAMDPLGRTMPAHRELGAQGIGNMVSGLPMTAVIVRSSANVQAGGRTRLSSFLRGVLLTASVAFAAFALEWIP; encoded by the coding sequence GTGCCAGCTCCGCTGGTCCTCGTCGGTCTGGGTATGGCCGTCAGCGCGCTCGCCTCTGGCGCCGACACTGGCCTTGCATTGACCGCCAAACAGCATATTGCCCTGTCGGACCTGGACGGCCCGGGCTCTCTCGTACAGGCCTTGCGCCTGCCGGGTAGGAGTCACTGGAATCAGCCAGAGAACTACCGGGTGGCGGCGACGATCGCCCTGATCTCCAATCTAGAAACGCTGCTCAGCGTGGAGGCCGTCGATGCTATGGATCCACTCGGACGGACCATGCCCGCACACCGGGAACTGGGCGCCCAGGGCATCGGCAATATGGTCAGCGGCCTGCCGATGACGGCCGTGATCGTGCGCAGCTCGGCCAACGTCCAGGCCGGCGGTCGTACGCGACTGTCGAGCTTCTTGCGTGGCGTGCTGCTAACGGCCAGTGTCGCGTTCGCCGCCTTTGCGCTGGAGTGGATACCATAG